A segment of the Panicum hallii strain FIL2 chromosome 1, PHallii_v3.1, whole genome shotgun sequence genome:
AGATTTGGCTGATCATTATCTTGGGTGCAGTGAGCACTCTGGGAAGTCCTGTGTGGCACCAGTTCTTCCCCCTCTGCAACGATTTCTTTCATAAGCTGTAAATGGATGAGAAGCCAAGAGGTAACTTTAGATTACTTGAAGTTAACATATACAAATAGGACTTTACTCACTATTCCAACACCATGAATGCCTATGGATTTTGATTCTATTcatttttaatttatccaataTCGCTTGCAAAGGCAGCATGCTTATAAAGACAACACATGGCAAACTGAACAGATAAATGTAATGTTTTCATAGTACAACTGACACTTCTAAATCAGTGGTACTCAGAAGGGAGAGTGGTTTAATTTGTTAGGCTAATCCTTCAATTGGATTTCTAACAATTATCTTCCCCAGACTAACTCCAGGTATCATGTTGGATGATGCATATTTAGGTAAAATATATATAGGTTTTCCGATAAACACAAATCTAATGATGGGAAACTATATACCTTCCAGTCTTTGAAATCAAACCTAAAAACAAAATGGCTGTAGGAGACTTCTCCTGAGGCTATGGCACTAGCAGCAGGTGCATTTCTTGGGCCTGTTTGAGGCCAATAATAATATGTTAGAAACCATCTGCAGTAGAATATCCAAAATATAACTTAAGCACAAAAAGAATTGTGAACAAAGTACTTACATACTATATGATGCCCATTATCATTTATATTTATTTCCACCCTACCATCTTTCACTAAGAAAGACAGtgcaaaaatattttcaactgtTTGGGCAAATGAAAGCCTGTTCAAAACAAGGTTTTCCAGCCTTGCACTCTTCTTCTGCCTCAAGATATCAAATATAACTAACACATTCCTGTCAGTGTCTGTCTTTACTTCCTCTGAAGAATCAGCAAGCTGCATATTGAAAAACATGATATGGTTGGAAGTTGGCTGTGAAACAGTGAGCAAGTCTAGTGACTATATAGATGGCAACAAATTTATAGAGAAGAATAGAAATCCATCTGTCATTTGAGACATTCAAATGTGAATGAAGGAAAATTGAGAGAATATGAATGGCTGTAGGAGACTTCTGAGGGAAACTGAGAAAATCATAAAACTGCAAAAATGTTTTATGATTTTAAATATGTAATGAACTAATAATTAAACAGCAGAAAACCTATCACACGCTACAATGCACTGAAATCAAAGACAAAAGGAAGGCCTGGAGGAAACCATGATTTCTGCTTGACGAATGTATGATTTACATCATGAAAAGCATGTGTCTACCTCTTCAGGACAAGTATTTTCTGTTGGCCGAGCAGTCCGTTTTCTACTACCAGCCACAACTTTTCGCTGTTTTACTTCTGTATTCATGGGTCCAAGCCTGAAAATATCAAGAGCATGCACAGTTTAAGTCATCTGACTAGCAGAGGTGAGGGGGACGAATGAAATGTTGAGAACTTATAAAAAGAGAGGACTTTACATGGTACAGCATCCAGGCACAGGCCTAAAGGCATGTGAAACAGAAAGCCCAAGATCATCCCAGCGCAACAAGGCAG
Coding sequences within it:
- the LOC112893062 gene encoding non-structural maintenance of chromosomes element 4 homolog A-like; the protein is MAGAQGESSGERQGPAERRMLRSRYLAMKNLISDERDEMARADSDKFTAIISQVECLHELVQRPREQIADAEALLDIASTLVTSVRSQSSEGITPSDFITALLKKFGQQGTSDDDAALLRWDDLGLSVSHAFRPVPGCCTMLGPMNTEVKQRKVVAGSRKRTARPTENTCPEELADSSEEVKTDTDRNVLVIFDILRQKKSARLENLVLNRLSFAQTVENIFALSFLVKDGRVEININDNGHHIVCPRNAPAASAIASGEVSYSHFVFRFDFKDWKLMKEIVAEGEELVPHRTSQSAHCTQDNDQPNLEARAQRTPIRKLTRNRGLVLQEQVVEETPEENQTSKRRRLFRNQD